The following are from one region of the Streptomyces fradiae genome:
- a CDS encoding DUF2637 domain-containing protein — MQLTRTHRILIGLVVAGAVIIAGIGFAGSYAAVRALAVDKGFGDFSYFFPIGIDAGICVLLALDLLLTWIRIPFPLLRQTAWVLTAATIAFNGAAAWPDPLGVGMHAVIPVLFVVAVEAARHAVGRIADITADKHMEGVRLTRWLLSPIPTFRLWRRMKLWELRSYEQVIKLEQDRLIYQARLQARFGRAWRRKAPVEALMPLRLAKYGVPLAETAAAGLAAAGVEPALLPPAPAVPVAPVAPELPQSQAQAQMQMQPVQVAAQVPGQMAPGQMVPAQAVPAQQGVPGEDGNPWFAAQQLSPETYQGTYDPQIVEGLEPTPVPIPQGPDDVPPPGPEEFEEYSEFVDEEPSGVEFAESAYKAMWDYVEENQEFPTSEQLDIRLSDRYGITHPRSTSILRELIPQLRLRIEQEWAETHTP, encoded by the coding sequence GCACCGGATACTCATCGGCCTGGTCGTCGCGGGTGCGGTGATCATCGCCGGGATCGGTTTCGCCGGCTCGTACGCCGCGGTGCGCGCGCTGGCCGTCGACAAGGGCTTCGGCGATTTCTCGTACTTCTTCCCGATCGGCATCGACGCGGGCATCTGTGTGCTGCTCGCGCTCGATCTGCTGCTGACCTGGATCCGGATCCCGTTCCCGCTGCTGCGGCAGACGGCGTGGGTGCTGACGGCGGCGACGATCGCGTTCAACGGCGCGGCGGCGTGGCCGGACCCGCTGGGTGTGGGCATGCACGCGGTGATCCCGGTGCTGTTCGTGGTCGCGGTGGAGGCGGCGCGGCACGCGGTGGGCCGGATCGCGGACATCACGGCCGACAAGCACATGGAGGGTGTGCGGCTGACCCGCTGGCTGCTGTCGCCGATTCCGACGTTCCGGTTGTGGCGGCGGATGAAGCTGTGGGAGCTGCGTTCGTACGAGCAGGTGATCAAGCTGGAGCAGGACCGGCTGATCTATCAGGCGCGGCTGCAGGCCCGGTTCGGGCGGGCGTGGCGGCGGAAGGCGCCGGTGGAGGCGCTGATGCCGCTGCGGCTTGCGAAGTACGGCGTGCCGCTGGCGGAGACGGCGGCGGCGGGCCTGGCGGCGGCCGGTGTGGAACCGGCCCTGCTGCCGCCGGCCCCGGCGGTCCCGGTGGCTCCCGTGGCTCCGGAGCTGCCCCAGTCGCAGGCGCAGGCGCAGATGCAGATGCAGCCGGTGCAGGTGGCGGCGCAGGTGCCCGGGCAGATGGCGCCCGGGCAGATGGTGCCGGCTCAGGCGGTGCCCGCGCAGCAGGGTGTTCCGGGTGAGGACGGCAACCCGTGGTTTGCGGCGCAGCAGCTTTCGCCGGAGACCTATCAGGGCACGTACGACCCTCAGATCGTGGAGGGTCTGGAGCCGACTCCGGTGCCGATCCCGCAGGGTCCGGACGATGTTCCGCCGCCGGGTCCGGAGGAGTTCGAGGAGTACTCGGAGTTCGTGGACGAGGAGCCGTCGGGGGTCGAGTTCGCGGAGTCGGCGTACAAGGCGATGTGGGACTACGTGGAGGAGAACCAGGAGTTCCCGACGTCGGAGCAGCTCGACATACGGCTGAGTGACCGGTACGGGATCACTCATCCGCGCAGTACGTCGATCCTGCGGGAGCTGATCCCGCAGTTGCGGCTCCGGATCGAGCAGGAGTGGGCGGAGACCCACACGCCGTAG